The Fervidobacterium pennivorans DNA segment AGGTTATCTACGTTCATAACCGTGTTAATTCGATATACGAAGTTTATGAAAGGTTGAAGAAGTTAGTTCCCGAAGCAAATATCGTTATCGCACACGGGCAACAACCAAAGAGCGAGATGAAAAAAGCGATAGATGCGTTTTATCACAAGCATGCGGATGTGCTACTTTGCACAACGATAGTTGAAAACGGAGTAGATGTTCCCGACGCGAATACACTTATCGTAGACGATGCGCACAGATATGGACTTGCGCAGTTGTATCAACTACGTGGTAGGGTGGGCAGAAGTGATAAGATAGCCTTTGCGTACTTTTTCCATGCAAGGAACGTCAACGATAAGGTTTTAGAAAGACTTTATGCAATAAAATCATACCAAGGTCCCGGAAGCGGTATGAAGATAGCGATGAAGGATATGGAGATAAGAGGCGTAGGTGCCATCTTCGGTGTTGAACAGCACGGATTTGTGAATGACCTTGGACTTAAATACTATCTTGACCTGTTGAACGAAACGGTCATGGAATACACTGGGAAAGTCCAAAGTAAAATCGATACAGAACTCGAAGGTATTCCTGGGAGTATCGTGATACCGGAATTTTACATATACGACCCATTCGAACGTATGAGGTTTTACAGAAGAATCGCCTCGGCGACGAGTGAACAAGAGATACAAGAAATCTACGACGAGCTTGTTGATAGGTTTGGTAAAACGCCTGAAAGTGTCGAGAACCTTTTAAAATATGCACTCTTACGAATAATCTTATGGAGAAAGAACGTTGCAAAAGCTACAATCTCGGACGTAGGGCTTGTTGTTAAATTCAAAAACGGCTCCTTTGAGGAGATATCCGCAAATTACATATACAACGAGAAAGATGATGTTTACTTGTTCTTTGTTAATATAGATGAATTGATAGAACAGTCAAAGGTGGTTGTATAGGGTGTGAAGATTTTTGGGTTTGTCGTGGAGTCTTATGGGAAATACGTAAAGGTCAAAACATCCGATGGCGAGTACATAATCAAAAGTGGAAAGAAAGCACCTAAAGAAGGTGCAAAAATTGAATTGAAAGATTTCGGCATAGGTGATTACGTAGCAAAGGTTTTGGCGAAAAAACCATACAACTTTCGGGAATTGCCTAGCGTCAGGTTTGTTCAGCTTGCTGAAGAGTTGGTCGAAGGGTTAGACGTTTTGTCTAAAGAGCGTCTCATTGTTGCCATCGCGCTATTTTTAGAGGAGATTTCTAAACGAAGAGAAATAGATAAATCAATCCTTCAAAGGCTTAGAAAAGCTTTAAGACAATCCCAAGCTGTGGATTCGGCACAACAAAGCATGGAAAAGAAGGAAAGCAATGATGACCGTCAAGAATTAGAGGATTTTTTGAATTATCTGAACATTTTGTCTGGTAGATATGGTCTAATTATTAATGAAGGGATAGTATTTCTTGACAGAGAGGGTGGAACTTTTGAGGTTTTTTTGAAAGATAACCGTATCTACGGGGTGACTCAACAAAACGCAATGAGGTCGAGTGTGACGCTTTACTTTGAAAAGATTCCTGAAAACGTAACGGAGTTAGAAAAGCGTCTGAGGAATAATTTCGACGTCGTGTCTATAAAACTCGAGGCGATGCGTGATGGAACGTACGTATGATTATGAAAAATACGATGAAGATTGCACACAGAAGTTGGCTGTTGCTTTGAGATACAAACCAAAAGAAGACTATGTGCCCTTTGTTGTTGCAAAGGGCAAATGTCATTTGGCAGAAATGATAATAAAGAAGGCGATGGAAAGTAACGTGCCGATAGTGAAATCAGAAGAATTGGTCAAAGAGCTTTTCAAGCTAGATTTATTGGAGCCTATACCAGTGAAACTCTACGTTGCTGTGGCAGAGGTACTTGCATTTATCCAGCTTGGTTTGAACAAGTGAAGCGTTTTTGAGGAGGTGCGCAACCATGAGGATTACAGGTGGAAGTCCTGTCAATCTTTTGATGTTTGGAGTAGCGGTGTTTCTAATATTGACAACAGTGATATCAGTCTCTGTGTTTTCTGAACTTTCCTTTCAAATAATCATAGGCATAGGAAATGTGCCTAATATTTCTCTTGATAGTTTACCTGATTATTCGGTCTTACTCTACACAGATGAACCATTTGCTGCTGTATACATCGATGGAAAATATGCGGGTAATACCGATGTTTTTGGAAGGATTGTCGTAAAATTTGATGCAGAAGGTTATCATTCGGTTTGGATTGTTAGCTCGAACAAGTATGTTTCGTTTGACAAGATAGTGTTCTATGTTGAGAAACAACCTAAGATAGTCTATATACCTTCAACACGCTTGGGTGAACTTACGATTTTTTCAAATGTCTACCCTGTTTCCGTGTATTCCCCTAAGGGTTTTCTCTATGGTGTTGTAAAAAAAGATGGTGAAAAAGTCTTGGCACCAGTTGGACTCCAAGAACTGGTTTTTTCTTCGCCTGGATTTGAAGATATAAAGCAAAGTGTCAACGTCCAGTATGGAAAAGAGAGTCCTGTTTGGTTGAAATTCAGCCCTGTCCCATTTAATTTGGAGCTTATCGTGTCTGATAAATTCTCACCGAATGGGGATTGGACTGACGATGAGTGCATTATCAAAATATACTCATCAAGGCCAGCAAGCGGAAGTATTCAAATTGTGGATAATTCTGGTATAATTGTATATGAAAAGCCTTTAAAAATTGATGCCGGCACAACACAACTAAAATGGGATGGAAAGGGTTATCCAGACGGTGTTTATACCGTCAAAGTTTCGTTATCAGATGGTTTGACAACAATTCAAAAAGAGGCAAGAACGATTATAGATAATTCTGTCTACACCTATGCAAAGGAGATCACAATAACAATACTACTTCTTATGACAGCGCTCATTACTTACCTCACGTTGATTGGAAAATAATAGTTAAGAAGTAAAATTTGCAAGGAGAGGTGTATAAGTGTGATAACATACGAGCAAAAACAACGAATCGAAGAACTTAAGAAAAAGTTCGACGATATTATTGAGGTCTTCCACCCCGAGGATAAAAAAGCGAAACTTAAAGAACTAGAAGAAGAGAGTTTAAAACCTGATTTTTGGAATGACCAAAAAAGGGCACAACAAGTCAATAGAGAGATACAAAGGACAAGGAAGATAATCGAAGATATGGAGCGTATCAAAGCGCTTTTCGAAGACATAGAAGTGGGTATAGAACTTTCCGAAGAAGACCCATCGATGCAGGAACACTTAGAAGATATGATAGAAGAAGTAGCAAAAAAAATAAGGGAATTCGAGCTTGAGATGATTCTCAACGGGAAATTCGATGCTTCGAATGCATACCTTTCTATTCACCCAGGTGCCGGTGGAACTGAGTCTCAGGACTGGGCCTCTATGTTGTTGAGAATGTATATGCGCTGGGCTGAAAGGAAAGGCTATGATGTGGAGATAGTCGATTATCAAGAAGGTGAGGAAGCGGGAATAAAGAGTGCAACACTATACATTAAGGGCGATTTCGCATACGGATATTTGAAGTACGAGCGTGGAGTACATAGGCTTGTGAGGATTTCACCGTTTGATGCTAACAAAAGAAGACACACATCATTTGCTTCTGTTAACGTGCTTCCAGAAATAGAAGATGATATTGACATCGAGATTAAACCAGAAGATTTAAGGATTGACACATACAGAGCAAGTGGTGCTGGTGGTCAGTATGTAAACAAGACTGAATCTGCCGTAAGAATTACACACTTACCAACAGGTATCGTTGTAACATGTCAAACGGAAAGGTCACAGCTCCAAAATAGAGAAACTGCAATGAAGATGTTGAAAGCTAGGTTGTACCAACTTGAGCTTGAAAAAAGAAGAAAGCAGATAGAACAAATTCAGGGCGAATTGAAAGACATTAGCTGGGGTAACCAAATTAGATCCTACGTCTTCCATCCATACACTATGGTGAAAGACCACAGAACAGATGTAGAAACGGGAAACATTGAAGCTGTGATGGATGGAGATATTGACATGTTCATAGAAGCTGAGTTGGTTTATTATGCAAAATTGGGTTTGAACGAATAGTGAAGTTTTCTCTTAATAAGACCAAAGGGGTGGGGCATGTGAACAGACCTAAGGTGTTTGTTGTTACATCAGGGAAAGGTGGTGTGGGCAAAACAACCTTCACCGCAAATCTTGGTTGTACATTAGCCAAGATGGGAGAAAGAGTGTGCTTGATTGATGCTGACATAGGTTTGAAGAACCTGGATGTAGTCTTAGGACTGGAAAATAGGATTATTTACACATCTTTTGATGTCGTAAACGGGACTGTTTCAGCCAAGGAAGCGCTCGTCAAACACAAGCAATTGAAAAACCTCTATTTACTTGCAGCTTCTCAAGTTGCTACAAAAGAGATGATGTCACCAGAAGACATGAAGCGAATAGTTCAAGAGTTGTACGATGACTTCGATTTCATACTCATCGATTCGCCTGCTGGTATAGAACGGGGTTTCAGGAATTCTGTTGCACCAGCTGAGGCAGCATTCATTGTGACCACGCCGGAGCTACCAGCGATTTCGGATGCAGACAGAGTTATCGGATTGCTTGAAAACTATGGATTTTCTGAAGACAAGATGTACATCGTCCTGAACAAATTTAAACCTCACATGGCTAAACGTGGTGAGATGCTCGATAAGAGTGATGTTGAAAAAGCTTTGGCAATGAGGATAATAGGCGTAATACCTGACTCCGAAGAGGTAATCATAGCAACAAACAAAGGTATACCAGTTGTTCTTGAAGATGGTGTTGTTATAGGTAGAAGTTTTGAAAATATCGTCAAGAGAATCAAGGGGGAAGAGGTACCTATAGAGGAAGATCTCAAAGGTGCCTCTAAGGGGTTCTTAGCTTCATTACTTTCTGTGTTTAAGAAGAGGTGATTGTGATGTGGATTATCGATATATTCAGAAAGAAAAAGCACAAAAATACAAAATCACCTAAAGAGGAAGCGGCAGAAAGACTCGAAACAATGCTCACAAGAAGAAGAGAGATTGTCAAGATGATACCTGTGGAAGAGTTTGAGGCAAACTCTGAAGAAATTAAATATGCCGTTATTGAAACGATTTCAAGGAAGTTCAACATACCACCGGAGAAGGTAAAAGTGGATTATCACGAGCAGAATGGATATATTGTGATCGTGACGAATGTTAATTTCAAATAGTTCAAAAGTTAGCAACCAAGCGAGGCGAAATGGCTTGAAAAGGGCAGTATTGGTTTCTGTAATAGTTGCCATGGTACTTATCTTATCTAGCTGTGCTTATCTGCTCAGCAATTTTCTGTCTGGAACAGGTAAGCAGGTCTATACGTTTTATTTTTACGTTAATGGGCTTCCAAAAGAGGTTTTGGGGATGCTACAGGATATAGACTCCGCAGGTGGTCTGGTTATATCATCGATTGAACATGAAGCAACGATGACTCTTGAAAATCCTTTCAAAGTCTCAAAATTGTCTTCGTACATTTTTGGTGATACGCTTGGTAAGTATGATATACCTACAACATCAAAAGAAAATTTGGATTTTTCATCAAAACTAGCGATAACTTTTTCCACAGATACAACTCTTCCTGCCACTACAGTTGCTATAAACTTTCCAAACAGAAGTTACGACATAAGGGGAGCTAACGAATTTTACATAATTTACGATTTCACTAGTGAGAGTTCTGAAGTTAAATTCTTGAAAAAAGTTAACGGTTACATCTTTGAAATTCGAACAAAGGCTCGTGAGTTTGTTGAAGTTTACGATATCAACTCTGGGAGAAGTTACAAGATGTTCACAGAAAATGTTTCGGGGACATTCAAGGCATTTTTCGTTGCTGAAAGGGGTAAGACTTACACATTCAAAGCTGTCGAACGGGGGCTACAACAGACAAAAGATGCACCTTCCTATTCTG contains these protein-coding regions:
- the minD gene encoding septum site-determining protein MinD is translated as MNRPKVFVVTSGKGGVGKTTFTANLGCTLAKMGERVCLIDADIGLKNLDVVLGLENRIIYTSFDVVNGTVSAKEALVKHKQLKNLYLLAASQVATKEMMSPEDMKRIVQELYDDFDFILIDSPAGIERGFRNSVAPAEAAFIVTTPELPAISDADRVIGLLENYGFSEDKMYIVLNKFKPHMAKRGEMLDKSDVEKALAMRIIGVIPDSEEVIIATNKGIPVVLEDGVVIGRSFENIVKRIKGEEVPIEEDLKGASKGFLASLLSVFKKR
- a CDS encoding trigger factor — encoded protein: MWIIDIFRKKKHKNTKSPKEEAAERLETMLTRRREIVKMIPVEEFEANSEEIKYAVIETISRKFNIPPEKVKVDYHEQNGYIVIVTNVNFK
- the prfB gene encoding peptide chain release factor 2 produces the protein MITYEQKQRIEELKKKFDDIIEVFHPEDKKAKLKELEEESLKPDFWNDQKRAQQVNREIQRTRKIIEDMERIKALFEDIEVGIELSEEDPSMQEHLEDMIEEVAKKIREFELEMILNGKFDASNAYLSIHPGAGGTESQDWASMLLRMYMRWAERKGYDVEIVDYQEGEEAGIKSATLYIKGDFAYGYLKYERGVHRLVRISPFDANKRRHTSFASVNVLPEIEDDIDIEIKPEDLRIDTYRASGAGGQYVNKTESAVRITHLPTGIVVTCQTERSQLQNRETAMKMLKARLYQLELEKRRKQIEQIQGELKDISWGNQIRSYVFHPYTMVKDHRTDVETGNIEAVMDGDIDMFIEAELVYYAKLGLNE
- a CDS encoding EscU/YscU/HrcU family type III secretion system export apparatus switch protein; the protein is MERTYDYEKYDEDCTQKLAVALRYKPKEDYVPFVVAKGKCHLAEMIIKKAMESNVPIVKSEELVKELFKLDLLEPIPVKLYVAVAEVLAFIQLGLNK